From the genome of Methylocystis heyeri:
GAAATGGTGAACGTGCCCCCCTGCAGGTCCTCGATCGCGAGTTGCCCGTCGCGCGCTTTCTTGCCTAGAGCGCCAATGGATTTCTCGATGGCGGCGACGCTCATTCGGTCGGCGTTCCTCACCACCGGCACGACCAGGCCTTTCTCGGTTCCGACCGCCACGCCGATGTGGGCGTAATGCTTGTAAACGACGTCGCCGCCGTCGATCTCTGCGTTGACTGCGGGTATTTCTTCGAGGGCGCGGCAGCAGGCTTTCACGAAAAAGCCCATGAAGCCGAGCTTCACCCCGTGCTTTTTCTCGAAGAGATCCTTGTATCTGTTGCGAAGGCCGATCACCGCGGTCATGTCGACTTCGTTGAACGTCGTCAGCATCGCTGCGGTGTTCTGCGCTTCCTTGAGCCGGCGGGCGATGGTCTGCCGCAGCCTGGTCATTTTTACGCGTTCTTCGCGGGATGTATCCTCACGGCTGGTTGGCGCCCGCAGCGCCGGCCGCTCGGGCCGGTTTTCAATGGCGGGGGGCAGCGCCGGGGCCGGCCGGGGCTGGGCGATGAGATCGCCCTTGAGCACTTGTCCGCGTTTGCCGGAGCCGGCCACGCCGGAAAGATCTATGCCGCTGTCCAGCGCGATTTTCGCCGCGGCGGGCGAGGGCGGCATGGGCAGGGATTTTTCCGCGGGAGCGGTGGGACTCGGCGCGGCGGCCGCGACAGGAGCCGGCGCCGCGGCGGGCTTCGCCGGAGCGGCGCCCGCGGCAGGCGCCTGGCCCTCGGCGATCTGGCCCAGTAAGGCCCCGGGAGTGACGGTCTCGCCGGTCTTCGCGACAATCTCGGCGAGAACCCCCGACGCCGGCGCGTTGACTTCGAGCGTCACCTTGTCGGTCTCCAGCTCGGCGACGGTCTCGTCGGCCGCGACGGCGTCGCCCGCCTGCTTGAACCAGCGGCCTACGGTGGCCTCCGTCACCGACTCGCCAAGAGTCGGCACGCGAATTTCAGTCATCATGGAGCTTCCTTGGGCACGAAGGAGATCCGCAGATCGAAGGGTTGTCGATGAGTCAAATATGCACGCTCGTCAGCCTCGCTCGACGAAAGCGCCGTTCACGGCGCCAGGGCTTCGTCGAGAAGAGCCTTGAGCTGAGCGAGATGTTTCGACATGGTTCCCGCAGCGGTCGAAGCGGAGGCGGGCCGCCCGGCGTAGCGCGCCCGTTTCCTGACGCCGCCGACCTGATTGAGAACCCATTCGAGATAGGGCTCGACATAGGACCAGGCTCCCATGTTCTTGGGCTCCTCCTGGCACCAGACGACGTCGGCCTGCCGATATTGGGACAGTCTTACGACGAGCTGCTTGAGCGGGAGGGGATAGAGCTGTTCCACCCGCAGCAGATAGACGTCGTCGACGCCGCGTTTTTCACGCTCCTCTAGCAAATCGTAATAGACCTTGCCGGAGCAGAGCACGACCCGGCGGATCGCTTCGGCCGGGCGTAGCGCGACGCCGCCCGAAGCGGGGTCGGACGTTGCGTCGTCCGGCAGGAGGCGGTGAAATCCGGAATTCGGACCGAGGTCGTCGAGGCGGGACACGCAGCGCTTGTGCCGCAGGAGCGACTTCGGCGCCATCAGCACCAGGGGTTTGCGAATGTCGCGATGCAGCTGTCGGCGCAGGATATGAAAATAATTCGCCGGCGTGGAACAATTGGCGATCTGCATATTGTCCTCGGCGGCGAGCTGGAGGAAGCGCTCCAGACGGGCGGAGGAGTGTTCAGGGCCCTGTCCCTCGTAGCCGTGAGGCAACAGGCAGACCAGTCCCGACATGCGGAGCCATTTGCGTTCGCCGGCGGAAAGGAACTGGTCGAACACGACCTGCGCGCCATTGGCGAAATCGCCGAACTGCGCTTCCCATAAAACGAGCGAATCCGGATCGGCCAGGGAGTAGCCATATTCGAAGCCGAGCACCGCCTCCTCGGAAAG
Proteins encoded in this window:
- the odhB gene encoding 2-oxoglutarate dehydrogenase complex dihydrolipoyllysine-residue succinyltransferase, translated to MTEIRVPTLGESVTEATVGRWFKQAGDAVAADETVAELETDKVTLEVNAPASGVLAEIVAKTGETVTPGALLGQIAEGQAPAAGAAPAKPAAAPAPVAAAAPSPTAPAEKSLPMPPSPAAAKIALDSGIDLSGVAGSGKRGQVLKGDLIAQPRPAPALPPAIENRPERPALRAPTSREDTSREERVKMTRLRQTIARRLKEAQNTAAMLTTFNEVDMTAVIGLRNRYKDLFEKKHGVKLGFMGFFVKACCRALEEIPAVNAEIDGGDVVYKHYAHIGVAVGTEKGLVVPVVRNADRMSVAAIEKSIGALGKKARDGQLAIEDLQGGTFTISNGGIYGSLMSTPILNAPQSGILGMHKIQDRPVAVDGKIEIRPMMYLALSYDHRIVDGKEAVTFLVRVKESLENPERMVLDL